The following are from one region of the Gryllotalpicola protaetiae genome:
- a CDS encoding SDR family oxidoreductase produces the protein MTELSSPSGREDALRALARNDGGAPRALVIGATGYLGGRLTPRLLAAGYRVRILARNIERARAFPWSEDCEFVAGDAGDAAALAEACDDVDVLYYLVHSMSSGKGFEEIDERVARAVAAAAADAHVSRIVYLGALHPTGIELSPHLRSRVEVGDIFLDSPVPTLVLQAGIVIGSGSASFEMIRHLTEVLPYMPAPRWVRNRIQPIAVRDVLHYLLGAARVSPDVNTALDIGGPDVLRYGQMMNGYAVEAGLPQRAIAPLPVLTPNLASLWVNLVTPVPRSIARPLIASLQNECVVTDHEVDALIPPPAGGLTPYRRAVRLALGRIDADLVETSWVDAELSAAPSDPLPSDPDWAGRVVFTDRRTRHTTAPPDRLWSVIIGIGGGNGWYSSPLLWALRGWSDRISGGVGLQRGRRSISTARVGDAIDFWRVEAIEEGRLLRLRAEMKVPGHAWLELRSTPDEGGARYEQRAVFFPQGLAGRLYWLGVLPFHDFIFSGMAARITATAEAETTHVR, from the coding sequence ATGACCGAGCTCTCCAGCCCCAGCGGCCGCGAGGACGCGTTGCGCGCGCTTGCGCGGAACGACGGCGGGGCGCCGCGCGCGCTGGTGATCGGCGCGACCGGATATCTCGGCGGCCGGCTCACGCCTCGGCTGCTGGCGGCCGGTTATCGCGTGCGGATCCTTGCCCGCAACATCGAACGGGCGCGCGCGTTCCCGTGGAGCGAGGACTGCGAGTTCGTCGCGGGCGACGCGGGCGACGCGGCCGCACTCGCGGAGGCGTGCGACGACGTCGACGTCCTCTACTACCTGGTGCACTCGATGAGCTCGGGGAAGGGCTTTGAAGAGATCGACGAGCGCGTCGCCCGGGCCGTCGCGGCAGCGGCTGCCGATGCGCACGTCTCGCGCATCGTCTATCTCGGCGCCTTGCACCCGACCGGCATCGAACTGTCGCCCCACCTGCGGTCCCGGGTCGAGGTCGGTGACATCTTCCTCGACTCACCCGTGCCGACGCTCGTGCTCCAAGCGGGCATCGTCATCGGGTCAGGCTCGGCCTCCTTCGAGATGATCCGCCATCTCACCGAGGTGCTGCCGTACATGCCTGCGCCACGCTGGGTCCGCAACCGCATCCAGCCGATCGCCGTGCGCGATGTGCTGCACTACCTGCTGGGCGCGGCGCGGGTCAGCCCGGACGTCAACACCGCCCTGGACATCGGCGGCCCGGACGTCTTGCGCTACGGACAGATGATGAACGGATACGCCGTCGAGGCCGGCCTTCCGCAGCGTGCGATCGCGCCGCTGCCGGTCCTCACTCCGAATCTCGCGTCGCTGTGGGTGAACCTCGTGACACCGGTCCCCCGCTCCATCGCCCGGCCCCTCATTGCGTCCCTGCAGAACGAGTGCGTCGTCACCGATCATGAGGTTGACGCGCTCATCCCGCCGCCAGCTGGCGGTCTCACCCCGTATCGCCGCGCGGTCCGCCTCGCGCTCGGCCGCATCGACGCCGACCTCGTGGAGACGAGCTGGGTCGACGCCGAACTGAGCGCCGCGCCCAGCGATCCGCTGCCCAGCGACCCCGACTGGGCTGGCCGGGTCGTCTTCACCGACCGGCGAACCCGCCACACGACGGCCCCACCCGACCGCCTCTGGTCGGTGATCATCGGAATCGGCGGCGGGAACGGGTGGTACTCCTCTCCCCTGCTCTGGGCCCTGCGCGGGTGGTCCGATCGCATCTCCGGCGGGGTCGGCCTGCAGCGCGGCCGCCGCAGCATCAGCACCGCCCGAGTCGGCGACGCGATCGACTTCTGGCGGGTGGAGGCCATCGAAGAGGGACGGCTGCTGCGGCTCCGCGCCGAGATGAAAGTGCCCGGGCACGCGTGGCTCGAGCTGCGCAGCACACCAGACGAAGGGGGAGCCCGCTATGAGCAACGCGCCGTCTTCTTCCCCCAGGGCCTCGCCGGCAGGCTCTACTGGCTCGGCGTGCTCCCCTTCCACGATTTCATCTTCAGCGGCATGGCCGCGCGCATCACGGCGACAGCCGAGGCCGAGACGACACACGTCCGGTGA
- a CDS encoding DoxX family protein, giving the protein MRVVFRWLLAASMVFAGLSHLFWARRAFQAQVPDWSAKVLHLDEDAVVVASGAIEVAIGVSLVALPRERRRVGRLLAVFFAAVFPGNVEQYVKRRDGFGLDTNGKRLGRLFFQPVLVAWALWSTRS; this is encoded by the coding sequence ATGCGGGTCGTGTTTCGCTGGTTGCTTGCCGCGTCGATGGTCTTCGCCGGGCTGAGCCATCTCTTCTGGGCGCGTCGCGCCTTCCAGGCGCAGGTGCCGGATTGGTCGGCGAAGGTCTTGCACCTCGACGAGGACGCGGTGGTCGTCGCCTCGGGGGCGATCGAGGTGGCGATCGGCGTCTCGCTCGTCGCCTTACCTCGGGAGCGGCGGCGCGTGGGAAGGCTTCTGGCGGTGTTCTTCGCGGCGGTTTTCCCCGGCAATGTCGAGCAGTATGTGAAGCGCCGGGATGGGTTCGGGCTGGATACGAACGGAAAGCGGCTCGGGCGTTTGTTCTTTCAGCCGGTGTTGGTGGCCTGGGCGCTCTGGTCGACGCGGTCGTGA
- a CDS encoding DUF4365 domain-containing protein — translation MAAGKKLSDSELIGDAGIALIHRRVSAMGHAWRPLGLDAGIDGSIELRDPATGEVSNRHILVQSKASSRPFPGETADRFHYICDERDLEYWLKSDQPVLLICSHPESDGAWWVHVQSYFADASRRADRRVDFDKRTMSLEGNLTEHLFAVADPQGRAHTPAPAHKRETLESNLLLSRPPAHVYSYATTATRPRDVYDAQRAENLGMRHDFVLKGGLLHTLRIVDETGLGVTVRGEPEVRRIADLAAGTLDDERLAVQLLNRSLRDDLSDDCDFSRERGLLYVRATDDLSDRKWNTAGSNWRTVFKAYRSKKDPGRVSYYRHAAFSWQFLPIEGEWYCALTPDYYFTYDGRHESHFAADLLKKIKSFDRHQAVRQETRMWASILRGEVTLLHQPKPKILEFGQLATFGIDRGIDDPSWKQTAEAAPMVLARSDAALFEVPA, via the coding sequence GTGGCCGCCGGAAAGAAGCTCAGCGACAGCGAGCTGATCGGCGACGCCGGGATCGCCCTCATTCACCGGCGTGTGAGCGCGATGGGGCACGCGTGGCGCCCGCTCGGGCTCGACGCGGGCATCGACGGGAGCATCGAACTGCGCGACCCTGCGACAGGCGAGGTTTCTAACCGCCACATCCTCGTTCAGAGCAAGGCGAGTAGCCGCCCGTTTCCGGGCGAGACCGCCGACCGGTTCCACTACATCTGCGACGAGCGCGACCTCGAGTACTGGCTGAAGTCCGATCAGCCGGTTCTCCTGATCTGCTCCCACCCCGAGTCGGATGGCGCATGGTGGGTGCATGTCCAGAGCTACTTCGCGGATGCATCACGACGGGCCGACCGCCGGGTGGACTTCGACAAGCGGACGATGTCGCTCGAAGGCAACCTCACCGAACACCTCTTCGCCGTGGCAGATCCACAGGGGCGCGCGCACACTCCGGCCCCGGCACACAAGCGGGAAACACTGGAGTCCAACCTGCTCCTCTCGCGCCCACCAGCCCACGTCTACTCATACGCGACAACTGCGACTAGGCCGCGAGACGTGTACGACGCCCAACGCGCCGAGAATCTGGGTATGCGCCACGACTTCGTACTCAAAGGCGGCCTTCTCCATACCTTACGAATCGTCGACGAGACCGGGCTCGGCGTGACCGTCCGCGGTGAGCCTGAAGTCCGACGGATAGCCGACCTCGCGGCAGGCACCCTGGACGATGAACGACTTGCGGTTCAGCTGCTCAACCGATCGCTTCGCGATGACCTCAGCGACGACTGCGACTTCTCCAGAGAGCGCGGCCTTCTGTATGTGCGAGCGACCGATGATCTTTCCGACCGCAAGTGGAACACCGCGGGCTCCAATTGGCGCACCGTGTTCAAGGCCTACCGGAGCAAGAAGGATCCGGGCAGGGTGAGCTACTACCGCCACGCGGCCTTCTCGTGGCAGTTCCTACCTATCGAAGGCGAGTGGTACTGCGCGCTGACGCCCGACTACTACTTCACCTACGACGGTCGCCACGAGTCCCACTTCGCCGCTGACCTGCTGAAGAAGATCAAGTCCTTCGATCGCCATCAGGCTGTCCGGCAGGAGACGCGAATGTGGGCATCGATCCTTCGTGGCGAGGTTACGCTGCTTCACCAGCCCAAGCCGAAGATCCTCGAGTTCGGGCAGCTCGCAACCTTCGGAATTGACCGAGGCATCGACGATCCCTCATGGAAGCAGACCGCTGAAGCCGCGCCGATGGTGCTTGCCCGATCTGACGCCGCCCTTTTCGAGGTGCCTGCATGA
- a CDS encoding argonaute/piwi family protein: protein MKLSLLNEPELEFSSGSRHTDPRRGITFYGPADANLTAPRAIRVGIIGTRDAIDGVKRWLDKCRSPIAAKSSHLTGLFLPFPGFDTNVGFRSTIVWDTRLERPITTHALRNIESLSPVEAVAAAVDLYDTELAALNEEPGCDVVLVCRPDVIPEQVINPGASDRPWREPRVEHTGVDFHSLLKARSLKTSRPIQIIRRETWDVAYKPKGGDRRQQQDEATKAWNLHTALYYKAGGVPWRMTRASEDLTSCFVGVAFYRDSAGDTLQTSVAQVFNQRGDGVIVRGAPARQSRDDRQPHLTENDAKGLLTQSLASYRREHRTMPARVMLHKTSSFTDAEQRGFRAAAVDDHIDLLELVWLPRGDSVRLFRRGEFPPLRGTMLSLSEQRHVLYTRGSVPLYKTYAGMYVPSPLPFRLVDTESSAEEIGTELLTLSKMNWNATQMDGRLPITIRTAESIGGILKHLSPGETPAPRYAYYM from the coding sequence ATGAAGCTCTCGTTACTCAATGAGCCTGAGCTGGAGTTCTCCAGCGGCAGCCGACATACCGACCCTCGCCGCGGAATCACGTTCTATGGTCCCGCCGACGCGAACCTAACGGCCCCACGAGCAATCCGTGTCGGGATCATCGGAACACGTGACGCGATCGACGGCGTCAAGCGCTGGCTCGACAAGTGCCGCAGTCCGATCGCCGCAAAGTCAAGCCACCTAACGGGCCTATTCCTGCCCTTCCCGGGCTTTGACACCAACGTCGGATTCCGGTCGACGATCGTCTGGGACACACGCCTCGAACGACCGATCACTACGCATGCGTTGCGGAACATCGAGTCGCTAAGTCCGGTCGAGGCCGTCGCGGCAGCGGTTGATCTCTATGACACGGAGTTGGCAGCACTAAACGAAGAGCCCGGGTGCGACGTCGTTCTGGTTTGTCGGCCCGACGTGATTCCTGAGCAGGTCATCAACCCCGGCGCCTCCGACCGCCCGTGGCGAGAACCCCGCGTCGAGCACACCGGCGTCGACTTCCACTCGCTTCTTAAAGCGAGATCGCTCAAGACGAGCCGGCCAATCCAGATCATTCGGCGTGAAACCTGGGACGTCGCGTACAAGCCGAAGGGCGGAGATCGCCGCCAGCAACAGGACGAGGCAACGAAGGCGTGGAACCTTCACACCGCCCTTTACTACAAGGCGGGCGGTGTCCCGTGGCGGATGACCCGCGCTTCCGAGGACCTCACGAGCTGCTTCGTGGGGGTCGCGTTCTACCGCGACTCGGCCGGAGACACACTCCAGACGAGCGTCGCCCAGGTCTTCAACCAGAGAGGCGACGGCGTTATCGTCCGCGGGGCACCCGCCCGTCAGTCAAGAGACGACCGCCAGCCTCATCTGACCGAAAACGACGCCAAGGGTCTGCTGACCCAGTCGCTCGCGTCGTACCGCCGCGAGCACCGCACGATGCCAGCCAGGGTGATGCTGCACAAGACCTCGTCGTTCACGGACGCGGAGCAGCGCGGGTTCCGGGCCGCGGCGGTCGATGATCACATTGATCTGCTCGAACTGGTCTGGCTGCCGAGAGGCGACTCAGTCCGGCTCTTCCGACGCGGGGAGTTTCCACCGCTTCGCGGCACGATGCTCTCGCTCTCCGAGCAACGACACGTTCTCTACACTCGCGGCAGTGTGCCCCTCTACAAGACATACGCAGGTATGTATGTGCCGTCGCCACTTCCGTTTCGCCTCGTGGACACAGAGTCGAGTGCCGAAGAAATCGGAACGGAGTTGCTCACGCTCTCGAAGATGAACTGGAACGCGACCCAGATGGACGGACGGCTACCAATCACGATCCGCACCGCGGAGTCGATCGGCGGAATCCTCAAGCACCTCAGTCCCGGCGAGACGCCTGCGCCCCGGTACGCGTACTACATGTAG
- a CDS encoding ATP-binding protein, protein MIEEDVLDQDAVFRVGRVVSVDGRRVRVAVDKLKNGSHLLYRGGLVRNVAVASYVKIVKGFVELIAKVDGEVVEEDRGATSGYRRGVDPLSRQLDVSLVGYIEGGRFERGVREMPLLDNECFMLTEDEFGLIHTFVSADDEPLEIGALAMEPTQPVSVGVNAIFASHVGIFGNTGSGKSYTLAKLYHELFKRYGAIETFRQRSQFVLIDFNGEYVNRAGGSEEYATAVIAGDDVKQVYDLSTHDDGGDQLPLPRSAVHDPVFWTVLLDATEKTQAPFISRVLKSDYWDALLPDSAALLDVIGDLVARATKSNDATIDRQLPINFLEEIEECLGDDVDRQRLLSLIQEMRDKLQYFSRDHNFYWGPRGSAEEKWATADDWSDFIKGKVTAVQQDFSSVGDVDLVRFKLVLQYYRDVISGFANREHLGPMMKRMVERVPSIKRLVRVSDDAFTKVPLTVVSLRNVNLAMRKVIPMIVCKHLYDDKKRSDPHGQRYLNLIIDEAHNILSSESARESEAWRDYRLETFEEIVKEGRKFGVFLTIASQRPHDISETIVSQLHNYFLHRLVNNLDVHAIEKAVAYLDRVSFESLPILPTGTCVLSGVSAQVPVVVRIGQLPPEAAPNSRTMSVTTEWLSPLIADSDDEDPPDAIDLSDVDWPSVPPF, encoded by the coding sequence GTGATTGAGGAAGACGTTCTTGATCAGGACGCCGTGTTCCGCGTGGGCAGGGTCGTGTCGGTCGACGGCCGGCGTGTGCGAGTCGCGGTCGACAAGCTCAAGAACGGCTCGCACCTCCTGTACCGCGGAGGCCTTGTGCGGAACGTCGCCGTCGCGAGCTACGTCAAGATCGTCAAGGGCTTCGTTGAGCTGATCGCCAAGGTTGATGGGGAGGTTGTCGAAGAGGATCGCGGGGCGACCTCCGGGTACCGCCGCGGCGTGGACCCTTTGTCCCGACAGCTCGACGTCAGCCTTGTCGGCTACATCGAGGGCGGACGCTTCGAGCGCGGAGTGCGTGAGATGCCGCTTCTCGACAACGAGTGCTTCATGCTCACGGAGGATGAGTTCGGACTCATCCACACGTTCGTCTCGGCGGACGATGAGCCGCTCGAGATCGGCGCGCTGGCGATGGAGCCAACTCAGCCGGTATCGGTTGGTGTCAATGCAATCTTCGCGAGCCACGTAGGGATCTTCGGCAACACGGGCAGCGGGAAGTCGTACACGCTCGCCAAGCTGTATCACGAACTGTTCAAGAGGTACGGGGCGATCGAGACGTTCCGCCAACGGTCTCAGTTCGTGTTGATCGACTTCAACGGCGAGTACGTCAACCGCGCGGGCGGATCGGAGGAGTACGCGACCGCAGTCATTGCCGGGGACGATGTGAAGCAGGTTTACGACCTGTCGACACACGACGACGGTGGGGATCAGCTGCCACTTCCGAGGTCCGCCGTTCATGATCCAGTCTTCTGGACCGTTCTGCTCGACGCGACTGAAAAGACGCAGGCTCCCTTCATTTCTCGCGTGCTCAAGAGCGACTACTGGGACGCCCTACTTCCAGACTCCGCAGCGCTCCTCGATGTCATCGGAGACCTCGTCGCGCGCGCGACGAAGAGCAATGACGCGACGATCGACAGGCAGCTCCCAATCAACTTCCTCGAAGAGATCGAAGAGTGCCTCGGCGACGACGTGGATCGCCAGAGGCTGCTGTCGTTGATTCAGGAGATGCGGGACAAACTCCAGTACTTCAGCCGTGACCATAACTTCTATTGGGGTCCACGCGGGAGTGCCGAGGAAAAATGGGCAACCGCGGACGATTGGAGCGACTTCATCAAGGGCAAGGTCACGGCCGTGCAGCAGGACTTCTCCTCAGTCGGTGACGTAGATCTGGTTCGCTTCAAGCTCGTCCTCCAGTACTACCGGGACGTGATCAGTGGCTTCGCGAACCGCGAGCACCTCGGCCCAATGATGAAACGAATGGTCGAGCGTGTGCCCAGTATCAAGCGCCTCGTTCGAGTGTCGGACGATGCGTTTACCAAGGTGCCGCTAACGGTGGTTTCCCTACGGAACGTCAACCTTGCGATGCGCAAGGTCATCCCCATGATCGTCTGCAAGCATTTGTATGACGACAAGAAGCGGTCAGACCCGCACGGCCAGAGGTACCTGAACCTCATCATCGACGAAGCACACAACATCTTGTCGTCGGAGTCTGCACGGGAAAGCGAGGCATGGCGCGACTATCGCCTGGAGACGTTCGAGGAGATCGTCAAGGAGGGCCGCAAGTTTGGGGTGTTCCTCACGATTGCGAGCCAGCGTCCGCATGACATCTCAGAAACGATCGTGTCGCAACTGCACAACTACTTCCTCCACCGCCTCGTGAACAACCTCGACGTTCACGCCATCGAGAAGGCGGTCGCATACCTTGATCGGGTGTCGTTCGAGTCTCTGCCGATCCTGCCGACCGGGACATGCGTTCTCTCGGGGGTCTCGGCTCAAGTCCCCGTTGTCGTGCGGATCGGTCAACTCCCACCTGAGGCCGCTCCCAATAGCCGCACGATGTCGGTGACGACTGAGTGGCTCTCGCCGCTCATCGCTGATTCCGACGACGAGGATCCGCCCGACGCGATCGATCTGAGTGATGTGGACTGGCCATCGGTGCCGCCATTCTGA
- a CDS encoding type III restriction-modification system endonuclease — MKLQFKVQPYQTEAVDAVVDVFMGQPYADGVKYRIDPGKEAAPTLLEDAGLRNAEIALTPSQLLENVHGVQRARGLTLSKDLKDPVKKSAAPINLDIEMETGTGKTYVYIKTIMELHKRYGWSKYIVVVPSIAIREGVKKSFDITAEHFQQFYGTKPRTFVYNSSRLHELERFSSDAGVQVMIINIQAFNATGKDARRIYEVLDDFQSRKPIDVIAANRPILIIDEPQKIEGDAKKPSKSLEALGLFHALFALRYSATHKIERTKVHRLDAVDAYNQKLVKKIAVRGITVKHLAGSTAYLYVDGLEVGKGAEFPKARVELEVQTAQGIKRQVKRLSQGMNLHDISGGIEAYKGLFIRDVDANRDIIELSNGDVIGAGEVTEDVAEDQKRRIQIREVIRAHLDKERELFAQGIKTLSLFFIDEVAKYRDYDREDALGEYARVFEEEYEAVLADYLGQLDLDEAAERYRKHVEAISVRSTHEGYFSIDKKTGHSVDGKIAARGDFAGQSDDVDAYDLILKDKERLLSFEEPVRFIWSHSALREGWDNPNVFVMGMLKKSDNTTTRRQEIGRGLRLSVDQHGERMDNPVTVHDINELTVVTDESYIEFVTALQKEIIDSLSARPRKATVEYFTGKQFTTADGVTSVVEKAVAQALYFHLIKNDYIDESGFVTQAYKDARADGTLAAPASDVLKPVIDFVWPLVDALYLDVPKPADGRRPKKIPFNEKNFAKREFQELWGRINHKAVYQVEFDSEELIAKCVAELDKKLNVTVMQYLVEAGKQVVGLEVEQLEAGTGFKVSETKVEHSAVSAGSTVKYDLLGEIAEKTQLTRRTCAAILTGINSGTFAKFKQNPEQFITETARLINEQKATVIVEHLTYDPLDGRYDSSIFTENQTAQDLSKAGDKLKKSVYEYVVTDSKVERSFVEKLDVSDEVVVYSKLPRGFFIPTPVGDYNPDWAIAFRDDITQIKHVYFVAETKGSMSTLQLKGVEEAKIECARKFFASLNDKAENDGVKYDVVDTYENLLALVGA; from the coding sequence ATGAAGCTCCAGTTCAAGGTCCAGCCATACCAGACCGAAGCCGTCGATGCCGTGGTCGACGTGTTCATGGGGCAGCCGTATGCCGACGGGGTGAAGTACCGTATCGACCCCGGTAAGGAGGCGGCGCCCACGCTGCTGGAGGATGCGGGGCTGCGCAACGCGGAGATCGCGCTCACGCCGTCACAGCTTCTGGAGAATGTCCACGGGGTGCAGCGGGCGCGTGGGCTGACGCTGTCGAAGGACTTGAAGGACCCAGTCAAGAAGTCGGCGGCGCCGATAAATCTCGACATCGAGATGGAGACCGGCACCGGCAAGACCTACGTCTACATCAAGACGATCATGGAGTTGCACAAGCGGTACGGGTGGTCGAAGTACATCGTCGTCGTGCCGTCGATCGCGATCCGCGAAGGCGTGAAGAAGTCGTTCGACATCACCGCCGAGCACTTCCAGCAGTTCTACGGCACCAAGCCCCGCACTTTTGTCTACAACTCCTCGCGGCTGCACGAGCTGGAGCGGTTCTCGTCCGACGCGGGTGTGCAGGTGATGATTATCAACATCCAGGCGTTCAACGCCACCGGCAAGGACGCCCGTCGCATCTACGAGGTTCTCGACGATTTCCAGTCCCGCAAGCCGATCGACGTGATCGCGGCGAATCGGCCGATCCTGATCATCGACGAGCCGCAGAAGATTGAAGGAGACGCGAAGAAACCTTCGAAGTCCCTTGAGGCGCTCGGCCTGTTCCACGCGCTGTTCGCACTGCGCTACTCGGCGACCCACAAGATCGAGCGCACCAAGGTGCACCGCCTCGACGCGGTCGACGCGTACAACCAGAAGCTGGTGAAGAAGATCGCGGTGCGCGGCATCACGGTCAAGCACCTGGCCGGCAGCACCGCCTACCTCTACGTCGACGGGCTCGAGGTTGGCAAGGGCGCGGAGTTCCCCAAGGCGCGCGTGGAGCTGGAGGTGCAGACGGCCCAGGGCATCAAGCGGCAGGTGAAGCGGCTGAGCCAGGGCATGAATCTGCACGACATCTCTGGCGGTATCGAGGCGTACAAGGGTCTGTTCATCCGGGACGTGGATGCCAACCGCGACATCATCGAGCTGAGCAACGGCGACGTCATCGGCGCGGGCGAGGTCACCGAGGACGTCGCCGAGGATCAGAAGCGCCGCATCCAGATCCGCGAGGTCATCCGCGCCCACCTCGACAAGGAGCGGGAGCTGTTCGCGCAAGGTATCAAGACGCTGTCACTGTTCTTCATCGACGAGGTCGCCAAGTACCGCGACTATGACCGCGAGGACGCCCTCGGCGAGTACGCCCGAGTGTTCGAGGAGGAGTACGAGGCGGTGCTCGCCGACTACCTTGGTCAGCTCGACCTCGACGAGGCTGCCGAGCGGTACCGCAAGCACGTCGAGGCGATCTCGGTTCGGTCGACGCACGAGGGCTACTTCTCGATCGACAAGAAAACCGGGCACTCCGTCGACGGCAAGATCGCGGCGCGCGGCGACTTCGCTGGCCAGTCCGACGATGTCGACGCCTATGACCTGATTCTGAAGGACAAGGAGCGGCTGCTGTCGTTCGAGGAGCCGGTGCGGTTCATCTGGTCGCACTCGGCGCTGCGCGAGGGCTGGGACAACCCGAACGTGTTCGTGATGGGCATGCTCAAGAAGAGCGACAACACCACCACACGGCGGCAGGAGATCGGCCGCGGCTTGCGCCTATCCGTCGACCAGCACGGCGAGCGGATGGACAACCCCGTGACCGTGCATGACATCAACGAGCTGACCGTCGTGACCGATGAGTCGTACATCGAGTTCGTCACCGCGCTCCAGAAGGAGATCATCGACTCGCTGTCGGCTCGTCCGCGCAAGGCCACGGTTGAATACTTCACCGGCAAACAGTTCACGACTGCCGACGGGGTGACGAGCGTGGTGGAGAAGGCGGTCGCGCAGGCACTGTACTTCCACCTGATCAAGAACGACTACATCGACGAATCGGGCTTCGTGACGCAGGCGTACAAAGACGCGCGAGCCGACGGAACCCTTGCCGCGCCGGCCTCAGATGTGCTCAAGCCGGTGATCGACTTCGTTTGGCCGCTTGTCGACGCGCTCTACCTTGACGTGCCCAAGCCGGCTGATGGACGTAGGCCGAAGAAGATCCCGTTCAACGAGAAGAACTTCGCCAAGCGCGAGTTCCAGGAACTGTGGGGCCGCATCAACCACAAGGCGGTCTACCAGGTCGAGTTCGACTCGGAAGAGTTGATCGCTAAGTGTGTGGCCGAGCTGGACAAGAAGCTCAACGTCACCGTGATGCAGTACCTCGTCGAGGCCGGCAAGCAGGTCGTCGGGCTCGAAGTTGAGCAGCTCGAGGCCGGTACCGGCTTCAAGGTGTCCGAGACCAAGGTCGAGCACTCGGCCGTGTCGGCGGGCTCGACTGTGAAGTACGACTTGCTCGGGGAGATCGCTGAGAAGACTCAGCTTACGCGTCGGACATGCGCAGCGATCCTCACCGGCATCAATTCGGGCACGTTCGCGAAGTTCAAGCAGAATCCCGAGCAGTTCATCACTGAGACCGCCCGGCTCATCAACGAGCAGAAGGCCACGGTGATCGTCGAGCACCTGACCTACGATCCGCTCGACGGCCGGTACGACTCCTCGATCTTCACGGAGAACCAGACCGCCCAGGACCTGTCCAAGGCTGGCGACAAGCTGAAGAAGAGCGTGTACGAGTACGTCGTGACGGACTCGAAGGTCGAGCGCTCGTTCGTCGAGAAGCTCGACGTCAGCGACGAGGTCGTCGTCTACTCCAAGCTGCCCCGCGGGTTCTTCATCCCGACGCCAGTCGGCGACTACAACCCCGACTGGGCCATCGCGTTCCGCGATGACATCACGCAGATCAAGCACGTCTACTTCGTCGCCGAGACCAAGGGCTCGATGTCGACGCTCCAGCTCAAGGGCGTCGAGGAAGCCAAGATCGAGTGTGCGCGCAAGTTCTTTGCGTCGCTGAACGACAAGGCCGAGAACGACGGCGTGAAGTACGACGTCGTGGACACGTACGAGAACCTCCTCGCGCTTGTGGGGGCGTGA